The genomic stretch aatgttaaatattttctgacacTTTGGAGTTACTGTTGCTCTTCCCATTTTCTTTAGGTCAACATATGGTTCATGGCAATACTGTACAGGTCTAAAATCTCTTTACAGGAAGTAGTCTGGGGTGCGACGAGTAACATGCGGTTCACCTCTGCGCGGTGCCGGGTCAAACTGCAAACTGagagcacagacagcagtgAGAGCTCAGCCTTCACTCAGGTATGCTCTAGCCATGAGTTACAGAGCAATGGTTTAACACAAGTGAGTCTCTGCAAGTTTTATCAACCAAGTTTTCTAGGACAAGTGTTCTAGCTCTTCCACTCCTGTTAGTATGTACTTTTAACCATCACATTTTAAACTCCTCTTACCATTAATTTTAGCTTTAAGACTCAAAGTGGTTGAACATTTGTATCTATCAGAAAGTTAAAAGTCTCCAGTTATTATCAAAGAGGGCAGTATGCACAGCGCTTCTCCCTCATTTACTAGTGAAGTTGCTGCTGCAGTAGTTAGAAATCTCATTTAAAGACCTGACACCCAACACCTGAAGAATTCAAAGGTTCCAAAAGTCTCCTGCCCAAGACTGACAAGAAGGCATTACCTTAGATGTCACAGACTACTCCTGCTCTCAAATCACATCCATACGCAGTAAGTCATTAAAATCCAGATAGTTATACAAAACAAGATTGAGTAGTCTCACTTTAATCTCACAGAGAAGATCTCAACAGCAACTGTTCCAGAAGCTTGACTCCAAGACTTTAAATGTGACTGACCCAACAATTCCACAATCACTCCACCTCCCAAAAGCTtagagaggggaaaaacccccatACTTTAACATAATTAAATGGGATCCTCAAATCACAGGCAAcataattctcatttttaaatatacttaCAAGGAGTATTTTAGAGTGTCATCAAGTTCCATAATTGCAGCCTGGTTGCCACAACGGTAACAATAGTTTGGAGCACTGAAAATTGTTACTACATTCCGATCATGGCACCAGTTGTACccctggagaggaaggaaaaaataattcagacaACCAAGTTAATGCACCCCATGTAACCACCTGACTACAAAGCAACCTTTTAATGTGCACAGCCCTAAGTGGCATTTGTAGGGTTACTTTAAATAAGCTTAAGGCtgtatcttttttctcttctggagagaaaaagggTAAAAAGGAATTTTGGCCTTCATAGGCTGCTTCCTACTAGCAAATATGAgctagatattaaaaaaaaaaacacctagCAGGATTTCTCCATTAGATTAGCATTAAATAGTTAAAACAGCAATTCTGAAGTACACAATCCACTCTGAACCTTCAACTATGATCACCAAAACCAGAGTCCAGACATACATTTAAAAACCTGAACTGCTAGCAACCACTAGAGACCAAGAACAAAGTCACGCATCCAagctaaagagaaaaattacacCTTTTTTCCCAAGAGACACatatttaaaaacctttttatcTACACAGAAATGCAATACCACATCTAGTACCAAAGCCTGGCTTGAGATATTGCTGtaaattttcaggaaaacaaggcCAAAAAAAGGTTACTCCACTGTCACATTCCTTCAGCAGCACGTGAATACTGCCAAGGTCAACTTTCTGGAATACTCCTAGCTGGATCATCACCGGTCACAGTAGCATATGCACATCTCTGACACACAAAGCATGGAATAAATGGATCAAGGACACAACCCAAAGTTTGAACACACAGGATGTCCTGCTCACCTCCATTACCAACTGATGAGCTCTTGAAACCAACGTAAGGCCATTAGCATGGTTAAAGGTTTCTGAAATATCCTGTCCAAACGTGTAACCTGCACCTCGAGGAGAAATTCCCCAGCCACCGCGATCATCTGGATCTGACCATAGCAAGTCACACATTGGACCCTGTAAGAGATGGAGAGGATGTTTCAGAGGTGAAGTACAAAgaaccaaaagcaaacaaaaccaaaaatgcttGCACTTGCACCACCCCTGCACAACTCTTTGAGACTTAatatgtttctttctttaagcAAGGACATGCccatcatttttcctttaaaaaatccagaacaAAGACAACAGGCCCTTTAATATTGCTAAGTtgatttgaatttaattttcagcctGCAAGCTTAACCCCCAATACATGGTGAATCATCAATCTCATTGgcttagaaaacatttttcagtacCTCATGGGGAACTTCCTGCAAGCGATCAAGTGCTCTGATGTGATCCAGTGTATCTATAGATGGAGAGAGGCCACCATGTAGACAAAAAATCTGCAAGAGTTAAGAAACATGAAGTTTACTTGCATTAACCAGTGCAGTCAGAACAGTTTAGAATAAAGATGAGAACTAACAGAATGCAATGTTAAGAACTCCCTTTACAATAAAAAACATTCAGCTTTGTCAAATGTCAACATACCTGGCCATCCACCAAGGCAGTTAGAGGCAGGTAATCAAAAAGGTCTGTAAAGTATTTCCAAACATTTGCATTTCCGTATTTCCTTAAACATTCATCATAGAAGCCATAAACTTGTGTGATTTGCCTGCTTTCATGGTTCCCTCGAAGAATTGTGATGCGTTCACGGTAACGGACCTAAACAGAAGAGTTTATTTTAGCACATCAGTGAGCAACTCTTCCCCAGAACAGAATTTGCACTCCTCAATCCCTGCCATACACCAATAAACCATTCTGAAGATTATATAATAACCTTTAGGGAAAAAAGGACTCATTTATTCCAATTTTCAACTGCCAATTACTTTTGAGATTAATTACaagttatatttattattactaGGGGACTTCACTACACCTGTGCATTAAGCTGATCTCCCCAAGCAAATTCTTAAAGATTGCTACTTAGGcaagtaaaaaataaacactcaTTTTAGATGAAGCTCAGGCTTGCACctgaacatttttatattttttttaagaagtgacTTAGAAAACTAAGAAAGCCAAGAAGTCAGTTTCAGTCGCTTTAATACCAATGCAGTGAAAAACATAATAGATATTAAGTGTAGTCAGGATAGTAATGATATCTTTTATACAAAACTGTAAAGCTGAGAAGAAAAGTTACCTTAAGAGCTACAAGCAATGTGACTGTTTCGACTGAATAATATCCTCTGTCAACATAGTCCCCCATAAACAAATAGTTTGTGTCTGGTGATTTGCCTCCAATTCTGAAAAGTTCCATGAGGTCGTGAAATTGTCCATGGACATCTCCACAGACTGTGACTGGACATCGCACTTCTTGTACGTTGGATTCTTTTGTCAAAATTTCTTTAGCCTGTAAAGCAAAAAAGCACATAAATTGTGAGTTTGTCTATGAAGAGCTGTTTTATTCAGAGCATGCTCTACCACTTCCAACTCTGCTACCTGCTCTCTTTAGGAGCTCTCGtcccttccttccctgaagCACTTGAGCGAGAAGTTTATCTTTACTTAAATGCCCTTAAAACAGCATTTCACTTTATGAAACCTTGTATTAGTAATTAGTACTTGCatggctgcttttccttcttgagGACAGTATTTGAAGCAAAACTTCAGACTTTGTAGAAAAATGGTTCTGTGAAGCACAGAACAATGAACATCACTACTGgaactttaaaagcttttaagtattttgaaaaatggaatCTAAAAATCCTGCCAACATCTTACTTTCAAAAGCCCGAACTCAGACACAGCCAAAACACTACCAATACCTTGGCACTCACCTGTACAAACATCTTCACCCACCTGCAAAGGCAGGGGGTCCTGCATGAAGCAGAATGAGAACATCCACAGGTACCAGCAATTACAGAGCAGGCCATTACCTGTGCAAGTTCTCTCAACAAGTTTTGTGATTAAACACAGACTAATAACATCAAGCTGTATCTTCATAAACCAAAGCTGGCTAAGATGCTTGTAAccaccatttttccccaaaaaattgtGTATATAAAAGCTGCAGACAAAGGTAATTTGTATGAAGAAGCACAGGCTAAATATAGCACCAGAAAGGCAATTCTGAAATAATGCAAGACAGTGGTTACAGTTTGTTCTCAGAACAGTCACCAGACACATGCCACAATGATTTGCTAAATCAAGAAGGTATTAGAAATATAAATAGTAACAAGTTTACTAGTTACCATCTACTAACACTTCCCTCTTTTTCAAGCATCAATGCTCCTATTCAAAAAGGATCCCTTTTTTACCTCATTAAATCAATTacaagaaaatacataaaaattatattctagTCTATAACCCAAGTTGTCTACAAGAAAGTGGCTGACACTCCCACCCAAAAGTGGTGTCACTGTCCCACACATCATCCTGGCTGACCACCATGGTCACCACTTCAAAAAGAAGCAACACCTGAGTTTAAATGATGGAAACTCATGAAATTCAATGTTTCACtacaaagaaatgcaaaaatacagcATGGCTAAGCACCCTGCACAACACAAAGCTTTAGGTGTCACTCTGCAGACGTATTTACATCAAAAGTCAGTCTCATATGACAGTTTCCACTTGCACTGTGCCCAGTACTAAAGATAGGTCATTCCTGGCTTGTGGTCAATGCTTAAAGTGCAGATGTATTTTAAGATAGCCTGACTTGAGTTAATTTTAATGCAGTGACACTCACCGGATGTTTTGAAGGTGTTTTAACAGCCTTAGCCTCTTCTAATACTCTCTTACATTCAGAAGCATTAGCCAGCTTAATTCTCCTTTAGACAGAGAACATCACAGATGCTCACAGCACTTCAATATAAAAAACCCACTCTTTAATGAGAATGTTTCTACCACTGGATTTTCTTAACACACTTGAAGCACTGCACAAAGAATGCAGCATTCATTTTTCATCAAAGGTATGCAGCGTTTGTGCTGAGAATGGCAGAGTTCTCAGGAACTGAGTGTTGCTTCCTcagtttctgaaatattaaatcaCTCAGATATGCACATGACCAAACACAGGGAAGCCAGACAGCTACTCTGATGGGAAAAGACTGTTCCAGGTCAATTTGCAAAACAGCAACCTCTGTTTAAATCCTGCAGTGGAGGAAAGCTGGTGCAGGGATTCCAACATTTCcatgttttaaaagcagtttcatGCAACACTGTGTTATGAACTGTTTAGTTCATTTACAGTCTTCTGTCCCACAGCATTAGAAGTGGCACATACTCAAGTACTTAAACACTCAGCTCTATAAAAGAGCTTCAGCAAAGCTGAAGGTAGAAAAAATAACATCCTGAAAGCAAGACAGGCTTGCAACAAGCAGTCTACTATATCCCAATACTATATCCCAACTTTCATAATAAACAAATTCCtctaaaaaagtaaaaaaaaaaaaaaaaaagaattttaatataCCATAACACAATACAAACACAAGTTGGTAAGACAACAGTATATTTAATACTACAATTTCACAATGGCAATCTGTGATCACTAATACTACTCCTGCAGTATCTGTGCCCCTGACCTTGTACTGGATCAGACACAGCAACTCCTGATTCTTGAAGGTGCTGCTCACTCACCACATCACACAACTCCCTAAAGCTACCCATCCTCCTCTCCAACAAACGGACTTCCCATCAACAGCTCTCCTACACTTCCTCagggagaagaagcagcagagctcttcAGCACCCTtcagcagaaggcagaaaacTCCTTGATCCAACCATCTGACAAAGGAGAACTAggaaagacacacacacatcaccCCCTGAACTTCAAACACCCCAGGACCTATTGCCACAAAGGATCATAGTGCAACAATGCAGTATTTTGACATCAACATTTTGTAACATCACTGCCTATCATCAGGACAAACAATGATAAAATTCATAAACAGATTTTCTCAAGCACCTGCCAATTCTTTTGTATCTCTGCCTTTTTTCAGTTCTCAACAATTCCTACTATTAAGACAGCCCTGAACTTCCCTACCCCTCCAACACTTAATTAAATCTTTTTCACAAGTACAATACCACCACAAGTCAAAACTTCTGTGGTGCAGGATACTTAAGCAAAAACTTGCTATCAACAACCTACCATATTACAGTTGTAAAACCCTGCCTCTGAATcagtttaataatttttccagcACTACACTCtcagatttcaaaataaagtGCAAACACATACAGAATAAGACTGCAAAGAACACGTTACTTCAAGTTGATAAATGCTAATTTTACAGCCAATTAACAATTAAGTCAAAGACAAAAAACACAGCTGTGAGACAGTTACAGAAGTAGAGTATAAGAACCGAGTGCAATGCTGTCATAAACACTACAGCTGAGGTAGGAAGTCACATATTTTACTCAGAACAATCTCAAAGTTCGAACAATAAGCAATAAGTATCAAATACATTTCAGCTTAGTCATAGTAACTGGAATTCATTCTGACTTGATACTGGCTAACTCAGTCATTTCTCTGTAAAGTGAAAACTTGTACAATCCCAAAACTTAACAAGAATAAAACCAATATTGGCTTAAACACGCAAGAAAACAACCAATTTTCACTTTACTATAAAAAGAGTAGCACTGCATAAAAACTCAACCTAGTACTTGAGAATTAAACCACTCCTGGCCTGCTGCACATCATCTAAAGGCCCAGCTGAACAGTACCAAGCTGCTTTGGTGGCTCTGTTTACAAAGCACATCTCTGCAAGGTGCTGGTCTTAAAACACAAAGATCAGCTTCACTGTTTTAAGACAGTACAAAATCCAAGTGTATGAAATGCCATAGAtaagaattttgaaaaagatGACAATTAAAGTCACTACCATATGATTTTCAGATCCTCAGTTAATTTAATGAGATGCATGGGTTGTACGCATGCAGATGTATCTCTTatttcccctgctccctccaaaTCTTTTTATCCTATATGCCACAAATTAGGGCTCAGAGTCGAGTGCCATAAAAGCCATAATCCATCTAATTCACTTCCCTCATGAACAAGTGTACATCATCAGCCTTGTCTCACAGAAGTAATTTCCAGTGGTCCATTTCTACAAAACCCTCTGAATTAATCTGTGCCCAAATTCCTCTGTGTTTCCAGAATGTACCAGATATTTCTTAATTACTCTGACACCTTCTTAGGTCCCTACATTCTAGCATGAGCTCTGACAAGTCAGCCCAATTATCTACCAGGAGAAactctgtaaaagaaaataacaagaCCCAAACCAAAGAGTACACATCACTGTATCTGTGTAGAATTGTAAATAAATGCTTGAAGCAGCACTATGAACCAGTCATCAAAAGATTACCACTACTAACTCTGTTAAGAAAATACAACCATTATTTTGATTAGACAACACAGCCCCAAAGTCATGGTTGCAGATGGTAACATGTCATTCTTGGCAGACCAGAATTCACACCTGCAGCCCACCATGCTGTCTAGTAAAGTGTGTCATGAGAAGCATCCACTGTAACCAAGAAATAGTTATTTGTAGTTACCAGAAAGATATTTTGATGAGATTGAAGACTTGAACCACACCCATAATTTCCTGTCACCAAGGTGCACAGGATGTGACTAAAGGCACAATGATCAGCTAATTGGGATGAATACTGGGTTCAGCTGTTCCAACATCATGACCTGGAAAAGGTTCCAGTTCCAAGCAAAGCCATCCATTACAGTGAGCAATTCTTCTGCAGAGTCAATGCTTTTCAATTTAAAGATTTCCCCACTCCTCACCAGGGGAGGAAAGAGAGCAGGTTCAGACAAAAGATGggcttattttttaaagcaaaaggtGTTTTAATTCactgacattttaaacaaaactagATAAATGAAGCCTCCAATAACACCTTTCTGTGAAGGAGGCATGGCAGCCAGATTACACATGACACAAATGGGAAACTGATTTATGCTGAACTTCGCAATCCACTAAGGAGTTCAGTGTGAATGTGTAAGcaggaacaaaattaaaatacaaagctCCCCACTGACATTTAATTATTTAGTATTCCAAAGTAAAACCAGGATTTCCATCCACATAGAAATACTAAGCAGCAAAATACTCTTTTGCCAGGACAGAAGTTGATGCACCTGCTTTCTCTCTGGATTTGTGACTAGCACCTACACCTTCATTTCTAATCTCTTCTGTTCAGTGAGAAGAGAGACCAGTTTAAATAGAAGATACTCACGAACCAGAAGAGCAACCCCAATGCCAGGACTGCTGTAAGATTAAAATAACACAACCACTTTCCTTTATTGCCTGTAAATTCTAGAAGGCCTACAAGAAAGCATGCAAGCAGTAAACTTCTGCCAAATAACCCTCCCTTCCTTTGTATTACAAAAGGACTGACACCATTCAAAACCCTGATAGCCCCCTCAACATTTCCATCTGAAAAGTTCAGTAGCATTCTTGCCCTCAAAGGTAAATCTGGAAGAGGAAAGGCTGTTAATCAATCCGTAGTTGACAAGAGCAGTGAGGATAGGAAGAGGGTCTTCTGAAAGAACTCAGTGCCGTTATTTTCATTCATAAAAAAGATCTTGGTATCTTTAAATCGAAGAAAAATAATCTAGGAAAAACTTCTTTGAAAAAACATAAGTCAAATAACTCAGGAACCCTTATGCCTTCCTTGCCTCATGGGAGCTCCAAGgaacacagcagtgacagcaatgCAGGAAGCCGACCACTTACAGGAATGTTTTTCAGTCCTCCCTGTAGAACAAGCTGTATACATTTTGAATCAttcaagttttttaaaaaaagaaataggcTAAACCTATTCCCAAACTAGTTGTGCTTGATATCAACAAGTCCAGCTTCATGTAATGAACTCAGAAAGTTCTCAACCCTTTTGTTCCAGTAATTCCAACACAGATTGGCACAGCCATGCTACGGGTCAGGACATCAGCTGGAGGACAGCATATCAAACCTCAAGAAGGAGTTTGGAACCAACCAGCAAACCAGAAACACCTGTAATGGAAGGCATGTTCAAAATATTCAGCAGAAATACTGGAGACCTACTGAGTAACTGAGCTCTAGTATTCGCTCTTTAGTTAGGAATAAACTTTTTCCAGTGTAAAATACACtacctgaaagaaaataatttaacagcATTACTGAATACAGGGTAGTGTTTAAGGGTCCCTAAGCAAGAGTGAAAACTCAATCCCTCCTCCAGTGATTCCCCTCACAACAGATCTCTGCATGAGGCCAGACACAGCCAgacaggtttgggttttgtgctgGGCAAGGCAACCCAGGTGAGTAACTGGAAATGGCTCGGAAGCGatcagagagcagcactgtcATAACATCTGAGGAGGCAACAGCCTCAGCACAGGTAGATTTGGAAGGGGACATCAGTCCTGCAGCCTTGTCCATGTCTTCAGCCTCAAACTGGCAGAACTCAAGTGGGAACTTGCTCTGACTTAGGAGTGCTTCCTACTGTTAGCTTAAACTATGCCCAGAACAACACAAGTATCTTTCACTCCTACTTGATCACAACTAACTCACTGTTAGCACAACTCAATTTTTACAGAATTCAccagaattgaaaaaaaacaaacccaaaaagctGCTGATGGTACTATCACTGGCACATTCGAGACTAAATTTTTATATGCACATCAAGACCTTGTATGTGAATCCAGACAAGGTGAGAAGGCTGGCAAGGTTGACTCTTCAAATGCCTTCTGCGAAAGAGAcgatttccatttttcattgtcaacaataacagaaaacaaacaaaatgaaacaaacaaaaaaaacaaaccaccaggaaacaaaaccccacaacaaat from Camarhynchus parvulus chromosome 13, STF_HiC, whole genome shotgun sequence encodes the following:
- the PPP2CA gene encoding serine/threonine-protein phosphatase 2A catalytic subunit alpha isoform — encoded protein: MEEKVFTKELDQWVEQLNECKQLSEGQVKSLCEKAKEILTKESNVQEVRCPVTVCGDVHGQFHDLMELFRIGGKSPDTNYLFMGDYVDRGYYSVETVTLLVALKVRYRERITILRGNHESRQITQVYGFYDECLRKYGNANVWKYFTDLFDYLPLTALVDGQIFCLHGGLSPSIDTLDHIRALDRLQEVPHEGPMCDLLWSDPDDRGGWGISPRGAGYTFGQDISETFNHANGLTLVSRAHQLVMEGYNWCHDRNVVTIFSAPNYCYRCGNQAAIMELDDTLKYSFLQFDPAPRRGEPHVTRRTPDYFL